AAGAGGAACATAATTTAATAGCAGCTTTAACTTTtcatttaatgcataattaATCAAGAATATGTCTTTtctgagacggtttcacgaatctttatctgtgagacgggtcaaccctaccgatattcacaataaaaagtaatactcttagcataaaaagtaatactttttcatcgATGACCCatataagagatccgtctcacaaaatacgacccgtgatatcgtttcacacaagtttttaccattaATCAAATAATGATGTACGGATTTACTggttgatactcacgggaaatttagggtccgttTCCAGTAAGTGTCACTAATCCAAACGCAGGTTTTGAAATTACTTGAGCCTGAAAGCATAAATAAGATCGTTAGAAGAGGGCCAGGAAGATGttctggcgtagcccctccgaagctcaagtcagagactgaggatatatggggggagcagctaagggtgctgctgaaaacaatataatgaatgaatcataatacgctcaaacctggtatttataggagaatacatggGCTTGTCATGGGCCCTTCACCTGTGGGCTCTAGATATGGGCCTGGAGTTTGGGCCTCTTGATGGGCTCATCCttggggtatcaccagtctccccctctCGAGTCGAACTGAATTGTAGGTTCAAAGTTTGATTAATCGTGTTGTCCTCGGTTTATCGGCGATGAGAACACACCGTATTAGAAAAATTTATCACGTTTGTCGTTAACGAACGATGTTCACAGCTGCAAAAATTACGGGGATCGACCTGTCCGGTCAGGTTGCAGGGATCGACCTGCCTGGTCAGGTCGTGGGGGTTTGGGGGCAACGCTCCCAAAAGCTCTTCGGAAATAATCAATTGCAAGGGTGATGGCGTGCAAAAAATTGGAAACGAATCAAATCGCAATCTGGCTCAGAAGgaaaagatatcaaatcaaatcgtaATCTCCTCCTGAATGGTAAGATTTGGTATGAGCTCCCCTATAAATAGAGGTCCTCCTCCCCTATTTCAATTTCACTTCTCCCCAATGTAATTTTCTCTTCAATTCATTCACCAGCTCTCCCCTACCCACGCTTCACATGCGCGTTAACCCTAGCACCGCTTCACAATCACTCTGCCGCCACATTCGCCCGCAGCTTCGGCCACCGCCTCGCCTGAGCCCTCAACGTGCAGCCACGCCAGCGCGCCCTAGCCCTCCGCGCGTAGCCTCGCCCCGCGCGACGCCTCGCCCTGCTCGCCCCTCGCCACGTTCGTCTCCAGCCAGCGCTCCCCAGACCTCGCCCACGCCCACGCCTCGCCCACGCAGCATCGCCCCCTCCACACGCTCACCTACGTCGTGCCCTGCTCGCCCCTCGCCACGCTCGCCCGAGCGCCTAGCCCAGCCGGCGCGCCCCCTCCAGACGCTCGCCTATGCGATGCCACGCTCGCTCCAGCGTCCGAGCACCCGAGCGTCCCCGAGCTCACCCTTGCACCCACTCTTGCCCGAGCTCACGCCTGCCAGAGTGCCCCACTCGCTTCTGTCACGCTCGCCTGATCGCCCATGCACAGCCCTGTTCGCCCGCGCTCATGCCCGCCCGAGCGCCCCGCTCGCCACGCTCGCCCCAGCGTCCGAGCACCCGAACGTCCCCGAGCTCGCCCTTGCGCCCACGCTCGCCTGAGCTCACGCCCGCCCGAGCACCCCGCTCGCTCCTGTCATGCTCGCCCGAGCGCCCACGCTCACCTGATCGCCCACGCACAGCCCCGTTTGTCCGCGCTCACGCCCCGCTCGCCCTTTTCACGCTCGCCCGAGCGCCCGAGCATCCCAATCGCCACGCTCGCCCAAGCGCCCACGCTCGTCCGAGTGTTCACGCACAGCCACGCTCGCCCGAGCATCCCACTTGCCACACTGTGCTCGTCTGTCCGCCATGTTCTTGCGGTCTTATCTACTGAGTATTTTTTCACGTCTTACCCGGGTCAGTTCTCTCTTTtacttgtttgattatccttaATATTCAAGTCTTCTTTCGATTCCGATTCCGAGTCTAGTTCCTCAAGTGGTTCCGAGAGGTTTAGCGAGTCTAGCCAGAGTAGGACTTCCCTAGCTGATCTTGAATTTACCCTTGATTTTCATGAGGAGCAAGTCACCATTCATAGCCGTCCTGGTAAGGAAGTTCCTCACGTGACCCAACAGATGAACATATCTGAAGCAGATAACTTATGGTATGGCGATTTGTCATCTCATATCCCTCCTGGTAGCGAGTCAAAACTTAGGGCTCTGTGACACATTTCTCCCTCCCATGAGATCATCATTCCTACTATCTAGCACCCAAGGGCTGCTACACCTTCTTTCAGCACCACCTTGATGCCGATCTTCGTTTTCCCTTGTGCGATTTCTTCCAAGAATTGAGCAGGTACTATCAGGTGCACCTAGGTCTGCTCACTCCCAATGCTCTCCGCTTGAAAAGCTGTTTTGTTGTGCTATTCCGGGCCCTAGACCTCCCTTTGAATTGCATCACTTTCTCCTACTTGTTAGTTCTGTCTAGATCAAAAGAAGGACCTTTTTATGTGACTTCTCGGTCCAGCCATAAGCTTTTCGAGGGGGCTCCTAGTCATGTTAAGGACTGGAAAAAACATTTCTTCTTTATCCAGCCACCCGAAGAATTGATTTGTTATACCGATTGGTTCCCTACTTTCACCAAGCCTGAACTTTCCAAGGGTTATAAGAAGGATAAGGAGTATATGGAGATAATGAGTGTGCTAGGAGATCGATGCTTTAGCATTCCCCAACTTCTATCTGAAGATCTCATGTGCCATTCCGGGTTAAGTCCCGCAAAAATTAAGCTAAAGGAGGATGCCGATAGATATTCTCATCTCTTCACCCTTCATGTTTCTCTTTTGCTTATTGTTTTCTTTGATAATATTCTCATTCGGTTCACTGTTTTTATTTGCAAGTGTTAGAGTCATGAATGTTGCATTGCCCCGCGAGATTGCGAAAAAGAAGGTTGGGAGTTCATCATCCGCCTCCCACAAGTCAGTCGTTCTAGCAGTCACGACGGTCACAAAGGGAGACTGTCATGCTGTTGAGAAGAAGAAAGAAGGTTCTTGCTCTACTACTGCGAAGAGAGCTGCTAGCTCCCCTACTGCTGTGAAGAAGAAGGCATGCCCATCTTCCTCAGCTCCAAAGCGAGCCTCTTCTCCACCTCCTCGAGCCAAGACTCCTCCTCCGTCTGATAAGAAGAAGGTGTCAACTGATCCTAGCCCGTCAGTCCTCAGCATGGTAAGCGCAAGATTTCTGAGATCTCAGTCGTATCGGTCTCTTCTACAGAAGGGTCTGGGTCGGATGAGGGGCCTCCCCCTGAATCGGGGGTACATCTGATATACACTCCGGATTCGGACATGGTGGGGCAGGGTCCTACTCATATGGCTCAAAAGATAATGTATCAGCTTTTTTCCAAATCGGATGCAGCGTTCATGAGTTCACTGGGATGGTCTGAACTCGCTCACCGGACATGCAGTAGTATCACCGAGGTATATTTCTCCCTCCAGTTTCTAGATTGATGTCCAATacatgtataattttttttttcgtctTTTAACTCTTGTCTACCTATCCAGGGCATGATGTACGTAGGGGAGTTGGTGGAGTGCGCTAACGACACTCGATCTATCTCCTGCCAAGACTTACGTGAGGGCAAGGCTCTTCGTGAACAGCTCCAGGCTACTATTGACGAGATGAAAGTGACGCGCTAAGGAGCTTTCGGAGTCCCAAGCTCGAGGTGACGAGCTTCTGAAGGAGAAACAAGAGCTTCTGAACGAGAAACAAGAGTTTGAGCGACTGAAAGAGGACAGCGTAAAGGAGAACCAGAGGCTGAAGGAAGAGTTAAAGACTGCTCGAGCTGAAGCAGCACAAATCCGTAGGGACCTCAAGGACGCCAAGGCGCAACACGCTTCCGAAGCCTCTTCATTCAAGGAGGAATTCCTCAATTCCGAGGAGTTCAACGATATCCGTGCCCCTAAAGCTTGTCATTTCCTGGAGGTGGGTTTCGAGGGCGTAGTCGGCCTCTTCAAGGCTCAGGGCTATCATCCGCCAGGCGCCCCTACTGGCTTCATAGACATTGAGAGTTTCGTAGCGCCCCTACTTACGTTATTTTTTCATTTACGCAGACATTGTATGCCTTCGGGCCGTATTCTGTTATTTTCTGCACTGCTTTACTTTCTGTAGTATTATGCGACTTTTACGATGTTTACATTTGGTTATTTTCTTTTGCGCACTTTTGGCATGTACGAACTCGCTTTACGCAACATTGAGTATTTTGCATTTGAATTTATGGCTTCTTCCGAGtttgtatatgatattattaacCTGCTAGGGCAAATAAAATCCCCACCCTCTAATTCCTCTTATAGGTGAGagtttagcaggaaaataaaaattcaacactcTCACCCTCTGACTCCTCTGCTTGGTGaattagtaggaaaataaaatttttctcctgcactctgctcctctactaggcgatgccttagtaggaaaataaaattattttatcaccATCACAATACAACAACATTCATGAACTGAAAAAAAGAATCTTGATTTTATTGAATTCCAACGGATTACATAGAATGttcagaaaataaaatacatcaacgATCGAATCAAGAATAATACTTCCTAAGGTGATAAGCATTCCAAGGCCTCTTCAACGCCTTGCCTTGTGCATTCTCCAAGTAATAGGTTCCGGAGCTCAGCCTCTCGATCACTTTGAAGGGACCCTCCCACTTTGGGTCCAACTTTCCACTCTGCTCTTCTTGCACCTTCCTCAAGACCAAGTCACCTACCTGGAAGTTTCTTTGAACGACTCTCCGATTATAAGACTGCGCAATGCGGTTCTTATAAGCTTCCATGTGAATGCTGGCAGTCTCTCTCTTTTCTTCCAAAAGATCAAGGTCAGTAGCGCGTCTCGCACCATTGTCTTCGTCATAAAACACTACCCTTGCCGACTCCAACCCAATCTCAGCCGGGATCACTGCCTCATTACCATAGACCAAACTGAAAGGAGTTTCTTTGGCTCCTTCTCTCGGAGTGGTTCGGTAAGCCCATAAGACACTTGGTAGTTCATCCACCCAATTGCCTTTAGCTTTGCTAAGGCGAACTTTTAGACCCTGCACCAACATCCGATTAGTTACCTCCACCTGACCATTACTCTGCGGGTAAGCTACAGAGGTAAAGACTTGCTGGATCTTCATCTCTTTACACCAAGCTTGGATCCTGGTCCCTTGGAACTGTCTCCCATTATCGGATATCAGTCTCCTAGGTACCTCGTATCTGCATAATATACTTTTCCACAAGAACTTCAGGACGTCATTCTCAGTGATTCTGGCCAAAGGTTCTGCTTCCTCCCATTTTGAAAAATAGTCAACTACCACCAATAGGAACTTCTTCTGAGCAGGATCTATAGGAAAAAACCCCACAATATCTATTCTCCACTGGTCAAAAGGGCAGGCGGCCGTGACAGCCTTCATCACCGTGGCCGGCCAGTGATGCAACCGGGCATGGCATTGACAACTATCACAAGACATCACTAACTCTTGAGCATCATGTAGCACGGAGGGCCAAGAATAACCGGCGAGCAGCACCTTCCTTGCCAACGCATAAGCCCCTAAATGATTTCCACAACATCCCTCATGAACTTCCCGGAGCACATAATCAGCCTCTTGATAACTCAAGCACCGAAGAAGCGGCCCTGCAAAAGAAGTTCGGAACAACACTTCTCCGATTATCACATAGCGTGAACATTTTATCTTCGACTTACGAGCTTCGCGAGGGTTATCAAAAAGCTTTCCCTCTTTCAAGTAATCATCTATGCCAGTCCTCCAATCCTCCTCCTCCTGTTCAACTGTGGGTGAACTCATGTAAGGTGTGAGTTCAACTTGAAATACCACATCTCTAGTCTTCCAACTTCCCGTTGTTCCAGCCATTTTGGCTAGAGTGTGTGCCTTTTCATTTTATTTCTTGGGAATCTGTTCAAATATAATCTCTGTGAATTTCTCTCTGACTCAGTCCACTTCTCGAGCATACTCAATAAGCTTCTCATCTTTCACATCATACATCCCTTTAATCTGTTGTGCTACCAACTGTGAATCAGAAAAAATAAGTACCCGGGTAGCTCCCACATTTCTGGCTGCTCGAAGTCCTACCAACACAGCCTCATACTCTGCCTCATTATTGGATGCTCGAAAGTCCAACCTTACAGCCAACTTCACTTCCTCCccagctggtgaaatcagtACTACTCCCACCCCACTTCCATCCTTCGACGAGGAACCATCCACATACACCTTCCAAGGGTCTTCATTCTCCTGACGCATAGTCTCAGCCAGAAAATCGGCTAAGGCTTGTGCTTTGATAGCTGTTCTTGGTTCATACTGGATGTCACACTCACCCAGCTCAGTAGTCAATTTTACCAAACGGCCAGACATATCGGAATGAGTGAGGATTCTGCCCAATGGACTGTTAGTTAGCACCACAATTGGATGAGATAGGAAGTAGGGTCTCAAGCGCCTCGCTGTCATCACTAAAGCCAAAGCCAATTTTTTCAACCCTGAGTATCTGATCTCTGCCCCCTTGAGTGCATGCGAAACATAATAGACTGGCTGTAGGACCGAATTCACAGCTTCCTCGTTGGCAAATAAATATACCCACAAAGGTTCACCTGTCGCCAGTTTGGCCAGGACAGACAGCTCAGCAAGGTATTTTTTCAACTCTTCAAACGCTTTCTCGCGGTTGGATCCCATTCAAATTTTTTCGCCTTTCTCAAATTCTGGAAGAACGGTAAGCTTCTGTGGGCGGACATCGAGATAAAACGTGTCAATGCCGCAATCCTCCCTGTCAACTGCTGAACATCTTTGGGTCCCCGGGGAGAGTCCATATCTTGGATAGCTTGAACTTTCTCGGGGTCAGCTTCAATCCCCCTCTTTGTCACCATATAACCCAGAAACTTCCCACTCCTCACCTCAAAGATACACTTCTAAGGATTCAATTTCAGCCCATAAGACCTGAGGGTGGAAAAGGTCTCCACTAAATCAGGTATGAGCTGGGTTGAATCCTTAGACATTACcatgatgtcatcaacatacaattcGACATTCCTTCCCACCTGTTCAGAAAAGACTCTATCCATCAATCGTTGATACGTGGCTCCGGCATTTTTGAGTCCGAAGGACATGACCACATAGCAGAAAGTTCCTTCAGAGGTCATGAAACTCACTTTATCTTGGTCCTCCAAAGCCAAGGAAATTTTATGGTATCCCTGATAAGCGTCGAGCATGCATAGATATTGATGCCCCGTTGTGGAGTCCACCAACTGATCAATCAAGGGCAAATGATAAAAATCTTTAGGACATGCCTTGTTAAGATCTCTAAAGTCCACGTACATCCTCCACTTCCCTGAACTCTTCGGGACTAGGACAACATTCGATAGCCAAGTAGGAAATTGCACTTCCAGAATGTGCCCAGCCTCTAGCAATTCCCTCATTTCTTTCTTTATAACTATATATTTCTCGGGGCCGAAGTGTCTTTTATTCTGCTTCACAGGACGAGAATTTTGTAAGATGTTTAATCGGTGTTTTGCTACATCTAGGCTCGTCCCTGTGAGCTCTTGGGCTGACCAAGCGAACCCGCTGAGATTAGCCTGTAAACAAGTAATGAGTTCCTCCCTGACTTTTGGGTCAAGGTCAGGGGCTATTCTGAGCGTCTTCTCATCGAGCCCCAATGTCACAATCTCCGACTTTTCATCCATCACCTCCTGAACCTCCCTCACTACCACGAGCAACCCACTTCGCCCTTTCCTAATCATATTGACCTCCACACGCGCCCTCTTCCCCTCTTCTTTCACTATTCCTTCATAACATCGTCATGCAACTTTCTGGTCTCTACACAAGACTTCCTCCTCCTTCCCCACATGAAACTTCAACTTCTGATTATACGTGGAAGCTACGGCTCTAAAATCCTTTAAGACTGGCCGTCCCAGGATTCCATTATATGATGAGGGGGTATCCACCACGGTAAATGTTATCATCTTTGTTACCCACCGAGAGTCACGTCCCAAAGATAGAGGAAGGACAATCTGACCAAGCGGCGGGATGACATGTCCTGCAAATCCATATAGAGGAGTAGAGATCGGCTCGAACTCAAATTCCTCCACCTTCATCTGATCAAGAGTGCTCTTGAACAGGATATTAACAAagcttccattatcaataaaGATTCGTTCCACATCGTAATCGGCAACGGTGGCCGTCaccaccaaggcatcgttatgAGGAGCCACAATGCCTCAGAAGTCATCCGGTCCAAAACTTATGACAGGATCATGGGTAAGTCCGCACTCCTAGATATTTCAAAATCCAACCTCCTTCCATGCGTCTTCCGCGCTCGCCCGGAATCCCCATCAGTAGCAGcccccgagatcatatgaatcattcctctcgtAGGGTGGTTATCCTCATTTGTTCCCTTCCTCGGTTCAGCGGGCTCCTGAGGGACATCCTGAACTCGACCTTCTCTCCTCAGCTCATCGATCCTCTGATGTATCCACGGAGGGCCTCGACCCCGCCTAGAAGATGGGCGAGATCTCAGTTCACTCCTGGACGAGGATCCTTCTTATCTACCCCGCGGCGGAGGTCGAGCACTGCTATCAACCCTCTGCGACATCTCCCCCCTCTCCCCTGACTCCCTCACCTCCTTCACCTTATCCCGACTCCTATTCAGAGGAGCATGTGATGAGAGTTGTCTTCTACTTCTGGTTCTGTCCTCCTCCCTCTCACCTACACCTCTCTTCTTACAGCCTCTCTCGGCACCCTCCACCCTACTCCCTCCGGGTCAGTTTTCCATCCTTCTGTACCATAGGACATCTTCTAAGTTTACATATTTTTCCGCCCGAGCTAACAAGTCATCATAGCTCGACGGAGGTATCTTGACCAGCGATTTGAAGAATTCTCCCCCCCTCAGCCCTTGGGTAAAGAcacttatcatgatgtcaggGGCAGCCGCTGGTATTTCTAGTGCTGCACTGTTGAAACGCTGGACAAATTCTCGCAAAGTTTCAACCTCTTGTTGTTTCATCACAAACAggctcaaataatttttctggtgccTTTTTCTGCTAGCAAATCGATACAGGAAAGCTGTAGCAAAATCCTCAAAAGAGTGTATGGAGTTAGGCTTCAGGGTATTAAACCATTGCTGGGCTGACCTCACCAACGTGCCCAGAAACACACTGAACCTGACTCCATCTGAATATTGGTGCAACAAAGCTGCATTCTCAAATCTCTCCTAGTATTCTTCGGGGTCTGTATGTCCGTCATATTTTTCAACGTTTGATTGTCGGAAATTCGGAGGAAGCCCTCTTCCAAGATGGCAAGTGAAAAAGGGCTTCTTTTCTTGGGTACCGGCGCCCTGCTTCCTACCTACTCCCTCAACCTCCATATCTTCTTCCACATCTCCCCCATCTCACTAATCTCCCCACTTTGGAGGGTATGCGTCTCTTCAACCATGCTCTGGTGGACTTCAACATTTTCTTCACGCTCCTGATGTTCGGCTGTTCCTCTACAAACATAGACTCTTGATTCCTCTTCATGGCCTCATCCACTGTCCGGGTGATAAATTGGCCCAGCTGTTCCagggtcaagttccccacattCTCATTGGGACGGGTTTGCTCGACCCTTGTCTCGTGAAAGGGCTGCTCGGCTCTCgtctcttgacgaggttgttccTGTCTCGTCTAAAGATGCGGTTTTTCCTGTCTTGTCTCATCATGAGATGGTTCGGGTCTCCTCCGAGGACGCGATGATTCTGAAGTGGCTCTTTCACTCCCTCTCTTCcctaccatctctacgtctcaactcaaaGTTTTCCACAGACGacgccaagtgatactcacgagaaatttagggtccgcttCCAGTAAGTGTCAGTAATCCAGACGCAGGTTTTGaaattaccctgagcctgaaatcataAATAAGATCGTTAaaagggggccaggagggtgtcctggcatAGCCCCTCCGACCCTCAAGTCAGatactgaggatatatggggggagcagctaagggtgctgatGAAAACATTATAGTGAATGAAACATAatacgctcaaacctggtatttataggagaatacctgggcttGTCATGGGCCCTTCACCTGTGAGCCCTAGATATGGGCCGGGAGTTTGGGCCGGATCTTGATGGGCTCATCTTTGAGATATCACAGgttagtgtatatatatatatatatatgtatattatttataagTAAGATTTAACCGGATTAAAGAAATATGTGGTAGACTGAAACAGATTCTTAATCGGTAATAGTCTGCTACAGGTTTATGAATCCATGGCAGTCTTCCACGGATTTATGAATCCGCACTTTTTATTTTGCTATATAAATACGGCTTTTGTGCGTTGCAGAGCCTAAGTTCAGTTCAATTGTGTAGCTcttttatatggtttttatgCTATAAATTGTGGAGCCTTAAATACAAATCCAACGCCCAGGGGTTGGATTGGGAATGGCTGGAGAGTCCTGGTGGATTTTCCGGTGGAAGTGGCAGCCACGATAGCGGCGGCGGGGATCACAGTCCGCAGTCCAGCGTGAAAGAGTAGGATCGCTTCCTCCCAATTGCAAATATTGGCCGTATCATTAAGAAAGAGTTGCCTGCGAATGGAAAGATAGCGAAGGATGCAAAGGACACGGTTCAAGAATGCGTCTCAGAGTTCATTCAATGTTCCGCTGAAGTAGCATTGGTTCTTTTTTGTTCTTATTTATGTGCATACAGGTAATTACATATTTCACttattattgaaataatttttttaaattatttgttttgattttttcaatattgttgtatataATTTAGAACTGTAGGAAAATTGTTTTATCAGTTCTTCAAGTAACAAGCAACTTCTAAATTGCCACGATTTCAGTATTTATTTTTTCCTTtgcatttctttttttttaaaaaatttaattgtaagatatttattatatttatatatttaaattattttgtttttgtaatatttaagataatttttttcatttatttcagctattatattattcattgatTTTTTCATAAATTCCATACAACCACTTTTGAAAAggtaattttgtaattttattttgGAATGGTATTATTTGTAATTATGATATAACAATAATGATAGTTATGTAAATAATAGttgtattaatataattataatgttGTTGGCTTGTATTATAcgaataattataattttttaaatattatatttttaataataatcatgatataacaataataatagtaataataataaaactaataacaaatagaaaattttgattttaaactCTTTTTCATGGTTAGTATTTAAGtataattatatcattttaatatGACAGATGAGTTAATATTAGTGTATTTAATTCGAATTAAatgttaattaatatttaatcacattttaaaaaaaatttaagtgtttaatatgaaataatatataatcACACTATAAATTTAGCAAATTTAATATAACCTAGATTCTTCTcgtttatgtttattttaatgcaagataacataaagaaagtaaaaatttataataagGAATTTAACTTACTTAGAAGGCTAATTTAATGATTAACTTAAACTTTTTAGGCATAGTTTGATACATGGGATAAGGgagagattgataaataatcctccttattctatgtttggtacatttttaaaaagctcatgatacTTATCAATCCTCCTTATTCtatgtttggtacatttttaaaaagctcatgatagTATCATgagcccttgataaataatttttttgaatgatAAAATATCCCTTCTATTAGGTGTGATAGTTTAAATTTAACGATAAAATATACTACAAATaacttaattaccctcaatttataaatgatttttataaatctatgctagtgggtagaaattaaaatcaaataaatatttttatttatttttatatattatataaaatgataattatataaatagttattataaatctcaataaaattataagtATCAcccgattaaccttaaaaattgatatttgacttgacttaCAAAATCAaaggctcaattatcatattatataatatatgaaattaggtaaaaataaataaatcatgcaagcactatcgacacatgaataaataataaatatgaagtcaaacaacaactttgaaattataaaatctattatgataaggttaattttgtcattacaatctaatatataaatttaatcactcttattaaaatcataccaaacaatAAATATGATATCTTACAtattatttatccttaacttatccttatattatatattacatgtttatcctatcatgtgtaccaaactaaGGTCAAATTTGATTATGGGCTTCTATTGAAagctattttatatatatatatatatatatatatatatatatatatatatatatatatatatatatatatatatatatatatatatatatatatatatatatatatatatatagtggtACTCATGATACCCTGCACACGTAACAAATTCGTTTCCCTGCACACGTAACAAattcgtttatatatatatatatatatatatatatatatatatatatacacgaattTGTTACGTGTGCAGGGTATCATGAGTACAGCCTACGTGACGGTGCATGATTGGTcagtcttttttttaaaaaaacaaaacaaaaaaatttgtgtgGTTGTGGGCGTGCCACGTAGGCATACAAATAAATATCTCTAGAAAATATAATTACACAAgttaaaaacattaattttATAGTAtgtcataatatattttatcattACACATACAAATATagcttttatttaaatatattaatctattaaattgatttaaattgatttgaaattatatattgtaataa
This Primulina eburnea isolate SZY01 chromosome 2, ASM2296580v1, whole genome shotgun sequence DNA region includes the following protein-coding sequences:
- the LOC140824274 gene encoding uncharacterized protein; amino-acid sequence: MGSNREKAFEELKKYLAELSVLAKLATGEPLWVYLFANEEAVNSVLQPVYYVSHALKGAEIRYSGLKKLALALVMTARRLRPYFLSHPIVVLTNSPLGRILTHSDMSGRLVKLTTELGECDIQYEPRTAIKAQALADFLAETMRQENEDPWKVYVDGSSSKDGSGVGVVLISPAGEEVKLAVRLDFRASNNEAEYEAVLVGLRAARNVGATRVLIFSDSQLVAQQIKGMYDVKDEKLIEYAREVD
- the LOC140824275 gene encoding uncharacterized protein; its protein translation is MSQRVDSSARPPPRGIVAPHNDALVVTATVADYDVERIFIDNGSFVNILFKSTLDQMKVEEFEFEPISTPLYGFAGHVIPPLGQIVLPLSLGRDSRWVTKMITFTVVDTPSSYNGILGRPVLKDFRAVASTYNQKLKFHVGKEEEVLCRDQKVA